The following are from one region of the Salvia hispanica cultivar TCC Black 2014 chromosome 1, UniMelb_Shisp_WGS_1.0, whole genome shotgun sequence genome:
- the LOC125221683 gene encoding SH2 domain-containing protein B-like: MSDFSEDYVPLRNLKVELGRGDDWEEGDGCFALCFWIYIDDCVSLPFSVLVQKHPDVTPDLPFLYLDDNKKMKLFPFLYMYKEAPNPDKPIPLTEVPCVSTGIEFPMKKWVHIGCEVSRDFMRLHVDGEIVGENHLTCSFDKDLYEEGLKRICLACPDENEDILHGYVHGLDVLFRETSIKSHYVQDPPLQLAIDNSTALEIEEDSDGVWSIVGGKASCRRIFSLDVVLLDAFGGPVNKEFEVVASLLYADNGVPVENTNDAEPPVFVNCDGIEYASHDRPCKLINGRASFKLKISQLSSKCDNRLFQIMFDVPRLGKHPFLETLSLPFRCVSRSKGTKTASVTLRKSSSRSYYGNVCESSSPDDGSMQLITNTVREAKPSPSSKRIKLGQDVPFVMFKEEARQANKAHHSRAWTANQDNTHETSVKRKTKDRCGTENNSCPSDNSEATNSDPRSMLSVSSPISDLIIFKYCLGGPAEKYHLLKEVAISATEEQLADFAKHVSLFSGCSHHRRQIKMTKRLVEEGIQAWTSVSANNNHVLWENLVFSINEQFMKIACSTRPLMDQDLECLRRIAGCRDVVMQEDFERMWSWLFPVAFTLSQSAVNAMWDSMSPLWIEGFITKEEAESALQGPGGLQDPGTFLLRFPTSRSWPHPDAGNLVVTYVESDYTIRHRLLSFDFIHSFPSKEATLHDLLLQEPKLSQLGRVMRTE; this comes from the exons ATGAGTGATTTCAGTGAAGATTATGTTCCCTTGAGGAATCTCAAAGTGGAATTGGGAAGAGGCGACGATTGGGAGGAGGGAGATGGGTGCTTCGCGCTTTGTTTCTGGATTTACATTGATGATTGTGTCTCGTTGCCTTTTTCAGTTCTGGTTCAG AAGCACCCTGATGTCACTCCTGATCTGCCTTTCTTGTACTTGGACGacaataagaaaatgaagctCTTCCCGTTCCTGTATATGTACAAAGAGGCTCCAAACCCTGATAAACCTATTCCCTTGACTGAAGTTCCGTGTGTCTCTACTGGGATCGAGTTCCCTATGAAGAAATGGGTTCATATTGGATGTGAG GTTTCGAGGGATTTCATGAGGCTTCACGTAGATGGAGAAATTGTCGGTGAAAATCATTTAACTTGCTCATTTGACAAGGACTTGTATGAAGAGGGTTTGAAAAGGATATGCTTGGCATGCCCCGACGAAAATGAAGATATATTACATGGTTATGTTCATGGGCTTGATGTCCTGTTCCGAGAAACGTCTATCAAAAGCCACTATGTCCAg GATCCTCCGTTACAACTGGCAATTGACAATTCAACTGCATTGGAGATTGAAGAAGACAGTGACGGTGTGTGGAGCATTGTTGGGGGCAAG GCATCCTGCCGCAGGATATTTTCTCTGGACGTTGTGTTATTGGACGCGTTTGGTGGTCCTGTGAACAAAGAATTTGAGGTTGTTGCTTCACTTCTCTATGCCGACAATGGCGTCCCTGTTGAAAACACTAATGATGCAGAACCTCCCGTTTTTGTGAACTGTGACGGTATCGAATATGCTTCTCATGATAGACCATGCAAACTCATCAACGGGCGTGCTTCTTTTAAGCTCAAGATATCGCAG CTTTCTTCAAAGTGTGACAACAGGCTGTTCCAGATAATGTTTGACGTTCCAAGATTGGGAAAACACCCTTTTCTTGAGACGCTATCTCTTCCTTTCCGTTGTGTCTCACGCAGTAAGGGTACAAAAACAGCTTCGGTTACATTGAGAAAGTCGTCCAGCAGAAGTTACTATGGGAATGTGTGCGAATCGTCTAGTCCTGATGATGGATCGATGCAACTTATCACCAATACTGTTCGTGAAGCCAAACCAAGTCCTTCATCAAAGCGGATCAAATTAGGACAAGATGTGCCGTTCGTGATGTTCAAAGAAGAAGCTAGGCAAGCCAACAAAGCTCACCACTCTCGTGCTTGGACTGCTAATCAG GATAATACACATGAAACGAGTGTGAAGAGGAAAACCAAAGACCGTTGTGGAACAGAGAACAACTCATGTCCTTCCGATAATAGTGAAGCAACAAATTCTGACCCAAGAAGCATGCTCAGTGTTTCGAGTCCGATTTCAGATTTGATCATTTTCAAATACTGCCTCGGAGGTCCAGCAGAGAAATACCATCTTCTCAAGGAAGTTGCTATTTCTGCTACGGAAGAGCAACTAGCCGATTTTGCGAAGCATGTTTCCCTTTTTTCCGGATGTTCGCATCACAG GCGTCAAATAAAAATGACGAAGAGATTGGTGGAGGAGGGAATTCAAGCTTGGACTTCAGTATCCGCGAACAACAACCACGTTCTATGGGAGAATCTCGTTTTCAGCATTAACGAACAATTCATGAAGATTGCTTGCTCTACTCGTCCTTTAATGGATCAG GACCTCGAGTGTTTGAGGAGAATAGCTGGCTGCCGGGATGTCGTTATGCAAGAAGATTTTGAGAGAATGTGGTCATGGCTATTCCCAGTAGCATTTACCTTGTCGCAAAGCGCTGTTAACGCAATGTGGGATTCAATGTCACCTCTATGGATCGAAGGGTTCATCACCAAAGAAGAAGCGGAATCTGCACTTCAAGGCCCGGGAGGCCTTCAAGATCCCGGAACATTTCTACTGCGATTCCCAACATCAAGGAGCTGGCCTCACCCTGATGCTGGCAACCTCGTCGTGACTTATGTTGAAAGCGACTACACCATTCGCCACCGGCTTCTATCTTTCGATTTCATTCACAG TTTTCCGTCCAAGGAAGCAACGCTACACGACCTGCTGCTCCAAGAACCTAAGCTCTCGCAATTGGGAAG AGTGATGAGAACCGAGTAG